From a single Miscanthus floridulus cultivar M001 chromosome 8, ASM1932011v1, whole genome shotgun sequence genomic region:
- the LOC136470672 gene encoding uncharacterized mitochondrial protein AtMg00810-like, protein MLGELGFKRCAAEHALYTWRWGKEELIVGVYMDDLIVTGACAEDIDSFKREMAARFQMRDLGVRSYYLGIKVRQGKEALMLGQSAYASKLLERSGMAECKPCVTPVEEWLKLTKASAAAKLDATLYRSIVGGLRYLVHIRPYITFAVGYVSRFIEDPREDHWATVKLLLRYVKGMVDQGIVFPKTSGSGLYLTVFSDADMAGDIDGRRSTSVVLIFLGSVPISWLSLKQKVVALSTYEAEYVAAATAVCQAVWLRRLLDKLTGVKAHPPALMMDNQPVIVLAKNPVLHDRSKHIELSFTFSGTVSMEGRSSSSSSKLVGNSRTSSPSRSAVFDSRS, encoded by the coding sequence atgctgggcgagcttgggttcaagCGGTGCGCAGCCGAACACGCGCTCTACACatggcgatgggggaaggaggagcttatTGTCGGCGTGTAtatggatgacttgatcgtcaccggcgcatgtgcggaggacatcgatagcttcaagcgcgagatggcggctcgttttcaaATGAGAGATCTCGGTGTGCGCTCTTACTACCTCGGCATTAAGGTGAGACAagggaaggaggcgctcatgctcggtcagagcgcatatgcctcgaagctgttggagcggagtggcatggctgagtgcaagccgtgcgtgactccggTGGAGGAGTGGCTAAAGCTGACAAAGGCCAGTGCCGCGGCAAAgttagatgcaacactctaccgaagcatcgttggcggtctgcgctacctagtccacataagGCCGTACAttacgttcgccgtgggctacgtcagtcgcttcatagaggatccccgagaggatcactgggccacGGTGAAGTTGTTGCTACGCTACGTTaaggggatggtggatcaggggatcgtcttcccTAAGACCAGCGGAAGTGGGTTGTatctcactgtgttcagcgatgcagacatggcgggggacatcgatggacggcggagcacctctgtcGTGCTCATCTTTCTCGGGTCGGTtccaatctcatggttgtcgctgaaacagaaggtggtggcgctgtctacgtacgaggcagagtacgtggcggcggccacagcggtgtgccaagctgtgtggctacgccggctgctggacAAGCTGACCGGTGtgaaagctcacccaccagcactgatgatggacaaccagcccgtcatcgtcctcgcgaagaatccggttctccatgaccggagcaagcacatcgagtTAAGTTTCActttctcagggactgtgtcgatggagggtagatcgtcatcgagttcatcgaaactggtcggcaactcgcggacgtcctcaccaagccgctcagccgtcttcgattcacggagctga